The Anopheles gambiae chromosome 2, idAnoGambNW_F1_1, whole genome shotgun sequence genomic sequence GCGTCCATCCGCATCCCGTGACGTCCAACGGGGGGGACGTGTTTGTCGAGGGCATTGTGAAGGAAGTGCACGGCAACAAGAAGCAGTTTTCGGTGCAGATTGCGGGCGGCTCGATCGCAGACAAGCAGGAGGTACGGGGGTGTACGCTCAAAACACACTTTCGTTACCGAACATGGTTCTAATTGTATTCCTTTCATGTATCCATTTTTCCACAGTTACGAATAGTGAAACGGGTTGATATGCGCCTCCTGAAACCGCCCTGGTGGGACGAGCTGGAAGATGCGCTGGACAGCTATAGCGGTGGCCACACGGTGTCCGCAGTAGATTGTGGCTCGAGCCGGCGTAACACaatcgatcatcatcatcatcgttcccATGAAGGAGATAGTAGCACCGGAAagttgcaacagcagcagcagcagccacccgCCATAGTAAGCTACGTCCTAGCAACGTCGACCAACAGCGAACATCATCTACACGGCAGTGGTGCCGGAACAGCAGGACAGCAACCGCCCGCCggcaccgccgccaccatcaTCTACACAAGTGGGGCACCGTACAAAAACAGCATCAGCATAACGCAGGGTCGTGGTGTGGCCAGTGCCGGCCTACGGTACGATCCATCGCTgggagcagcagcggcagcggcagccggAACGAGCGATCAACAGCAGCTAAAGCAGCAGCTCCATGTGCCATTGCAATTGCAGCACGTTctaccagcagcaggagcaggatCGGGTGAAGAGCAACAGCACCATTACCGCAGCGCTGCCACCTCACCATTCCAGTCCGTGCAGCTCACGATCGGCGGCGCTGCTACGGATCATCGTGAACGGGATGGGGTGGATACCGCACACTacaccactgctgctgctggtggtgctcaTGCGCGCTCTCATTCGCTGCATCACGTGTCGCATCCGGTGCAGGTCGGGATGTCTCCAGCGCCggcccacagcagcagcagcaacagcaacacgaTCGGCAGTGGAGCTTCGTCAGCGTCAGTGTCGGGTGGTGGTGTCGCTGGTGGTGGTCCTCCCAGCAGCTCAGTATTAAGGACGCTCAGTCCGGACGATCTGCGCATCGCGAACCGCAGTTACGACAACGAGAGTGACGACGAAGTGCGCAGCAGTTTTCCCATGGAAGGAGGTACCGACGTCGTTTTTATGCTTTTGATTTCCCCAACTCATACATAGTTCACCTCTCACTCACTATTTCACTTGCAGAAGCGGAAAAATACTCAGGTAGCAGCAAGCGAAGCAGTATGCAAAGCCGTGGAAGTACCTCAAGCTTACTGGACCAACGAAGTACACCTCGATCTCAACCTGCAACCCCAAGGTACTTGTTGTGGCGGTATTGCCACGTCACGTGTTTAGTTAAGGTATTGTAATTCATTCGATTGTTGTCATTCTCGGTCATGTCACCAGATCTCAAGCGGCCACACCGCACCGGTTCAAGAAGGGCGACGTCGTTTCCACGCCCACCGGCATACGGAAGAAGTTTAACGGCAAGCAGTGGCGCAGGCTGTGCTCGAACGAAACCTGTTCGAAGGAATCTCAACGACGAGGCTACTGCTCGCGGCATCTCAGCCAGAAGGGTAGCAATGCGCTCCGGTCGTCCACCAGCTCGGTGACGAATCATTTCAACAGGTAATGGCTGCTGTTGAAAGCTTGAAAAAAGGAGCTCTATGGGTCGTTTGGCGATGAGTTAAAATTGATACTCAACTCTTTCCTGTTTCGTTCCTTACAGTAGTCGATCGAGCAGCAAAACACAGCTAGATGAGGAAACATCTAGAGATTCGGAAACTTCACCCCATTACCGTGTGGCGGGACGGTTCGATCAGGACGAAACGGATGCGGCCAATATGCTGGGTAAGTTGAAATACTGTTTTCCGCGTCAGATACCAATGACAATAGCAAATATATGAAATCAGTTGAAAAACATCCAACTAGCGGCGAATACTGATGTTCTTATTGGAAACTCACATGGCAAGCAGTGTAATGTATCAGCACTTGGTTATTTTTATGGGAttctaaaagaaaaaaagtagtAGTCCTCAATGTACGCTATAAATGCCTAACGCAAAGACACCGCGTTTGTGGAATTTCGCGGTTTTATATTGATTATTTTCTTGTGTAGCTTATAGTTAAAATATAATGAATAATTTTGGCTGAAGTAAGTGGCTTTAGTCACTacattaattatttcattttcttttttgaatgAATTCAAGAATTTATTTGCGTTTACAGGGTCTTCCTGGgattctcatagttgtgggacttTGCCTTGACTCTTTCATATCGGAAGTGAtcttcatatgatggaaagtagactctatggcacccttgtTGGATAGACTCCTAGTAAATTCCTATttgatttgtccaacaagggtgttatagagtccaattcccattacattgaGTTCATTTCACGCAAGAAGGAgtaaataaagtgtcccagagctatgagaactcctgcaAAACCGTGTAACGATTCATGTGTCAAATCAATGCAATTTTTGCTCAGAGAACTGTCAAATATAGACACCCGCGTATTTCGGGGACCACCTGTAATATactaaaaaacaaaccgaGTTCAAATGTTTAACTTGACGATCCCTGACAAACTGCTTCGAAATGGACCAGGGCAGTTTCTTGGAACGGAAAGCATTATATCATTGATGAACAGTGTCTCTGCGGTGATGATTGGCGAAAATACCTCGTTCTGCGTGATTTACAAccgaaattcaatttaaacatatttctcAGAACTGAAATAAAACACTCCATTCACTGCACAAGATTCACGTTCTTagaagaggagaaaaaagcaCTCTCAAAAGTTCAGTGATTAGTTCAGGTGATCGTAATTAATCGCCTTCGCTGGAAAATACATCCGCCACCAATATACACAACCAAGAGCACGAATAACGCGAATGAAGTGGTAGCCTTTCCGTCCGCAAGGCGCGCCTATCCGTTCTCGCACTGGGCGTTTGcgcaacaccaacacacacgcacacgcagccAGTCGGACGAACGCTGATCGTTGAATAAACAATCAGTCAAAACGGACAATGGGCTCGAgattttgtgcgtgtgtgtgtgtgtgtaaatggtCGTCCACTAGTAGATGCATGCAGGCGCACGGGCGCACATTTCCAAGAAGGACTTTATTGGCATTTACACACCCGTTGAGCACGGGAGTacacgagagagaaagagagtttaGTCAAATCGGTACGCCCGCCGGCAGGAATAGTTTTCAAGTGAAAGTCATCCAGCTTCCTTTCGGGCGTTTTGTGTCGTTGTGAAGGCGTAATTCTAAAAATAGTTGTATGCTTAAATTAGTCACTTTAGGCGCGGTGCTACTGTTGGTTGCGAAAGTTTCAGTGCGAAAAGTATGAACTTTATGAACATGAACATGTACGATCTGCAAAGTGGTGCCGAACTGTACATTAAGTGTTTGCGTAAGTGTTGCTTGCACAATCTTAGTTCTTCGTGGTGGGTTTTTCTTACGCTGGCAATCGGATAAGACTAGGATAGTCAGTTAAttctttgtttcattgcgTTCATAGCAAATACCTCAGCATCGATCCACTGAAAAGATCGCCATCTTGTTAAGTCAGACTTCGTTCTCTGTGTGTGGAGAGCATGTGTATGAGTgaggtttatttgttttatcaaaCACTGATATGTCAAGAAGTGATTGTTACCGTTAGGTTTTCAATTATTATACACATTACCATTGGAAAATAGTCTTTTTTGTATTAGGAGAACTGTTCTATCATGAAAACTACTACCATCCAACTAACATGCAGTTCCATTGATGGttcctctctttttctctttctccaaCACAGTATCACTTAGCAGTTCCCGCTCAGCGACACCGAGCAATTCGTTCTCCTCGCCAACCGGGCACGGATCGTCCCCGCTGGCAACACAATCGCCGGTAATGATTGGCAACCGGCAGAACCTGTTTCTGCCGATCGGCAGCCCGGCACCGTCCAACGATCCGCACGGCAGTATCGGCAGTGGCGGCAGCAACAAGTACAAAACGAATACTCCGAGCCCGAGCCCAGCGCACGTCATTGGCGGCGGTATCGGCATCGTTGGTAGTGGCGGGCCTGCTGGCAGCGGCCATCACCATCAGCTGATTCGACCGGAGTCGCTGCGGCCAACGCAACCGGCGGGCAGTGGTGCCGGCGCTGCGCCACCACCGACCGGTCACGCGACCAGCGTTATACGTATGTCGCCCCTGTACTCCCAGCATTCGGCCCATCCGTCGGCGATTTACGCTAGCTATCCTGTACATGTGGCAGGCGGTGGAGGTAGCTCATCGGCGGCACAAACGATTAACGCTTCTTCACAGCAACAGACTGTAAGTGTGGAAGCTGTATCGTCTAATGGCGTTGcacaacaccaacagcagcagcagcagcatcaccagcagccgtcgcaacatcaacagcagctacatcagcaacagcaagagctgcagcaacagcaggaacCGCAAGAGCAACCTCACGCGCTGGTAACGACCAGTCGATCGCAACCGATCTCCGGTCCGGCACAGCACGTTGCGCAATCAGCGTCGCCGGCCGCCCTCCACCATCATACGATcatacaacaacagcagcaacagcaacagcaacaactgtCACAGACGACCTctcaacaacagcacacagtGTTATTAACCAGTCAACATCAGCAATCCTTAACCGTGCCAAAAAACGGCATTAGCACGGGTTCCACCTATCAATGGCATGCATTGCTTCCGATCATAAACAGTCCGTCGGCGATCGCCAAGAGCAACCTCCATCCACATCATCAACACCACCACTACGCGCACATGGCGCACTCGCAGGCCTACGGACCAGCTGCTGCCGCAGCAAACACCGCTGCTGGCCCACCATCATCAGCGGCAACGACGGCGGCGGTTGCCTCGCAGCAACCATCGCCGATTGGAAGCTCCTCCGCAACGACAGCCAAGCCGTCGTCGGCGGGCGCATCCTCGATGGTCATCGTGCCGTCGAAGGTGTACTCGCCTACGCCACCGCCTCCTCAGCTAGCCGCCGGGGAGGAGATGGTTTcgatcgacgacgacgaccaggGAGACGATGATGTCTTTGAAGCAGAGCCCGTGAAAACAGCAGCACCCAGCACGAAAAACTCTACCGCGCAAGGTGGAGCAGGAGAGCAGACAAGCAACCGGTATGCGGCCGGTAACGGTAATaatggtagtggtggtggtggtgccggaaGCCATCAACTGTTGCGCGGCATGGACATAGAAGCACCGGTCACGGTCACGAACAGTAAGACAACTTCGGCCGAGAGTGCCGAATCGATCGCAAAGCGACGAACGCAATCGTGCAGTGCAGCGCTGCAGGCCGCCGCCGCTGCAGCGAAcggtggcagcagcggcggtgccggtggtggcggAAGTGGCAGCGGTACGCCGAAGGAACCGCAGAGTCCGCTGAGCAACAAGAAGGACGCTAAAATACGGCGCCCGATGAACGCGTTCATGATTTTCTCCAAGCGCCACCGGGCGCTGGTCCACCAGAAGCATCCGAACCAGGACAACCGAACGGTGAGCAAGATCCTGGGCGAATGGTGGTACGCACTGAAGCCGGAAGAGAAAACCAAATACCACGAGCTGGCGAGCGAGGTGAAGGAGGCACACTTTAAGGCACATCCGGAGTGGAAGTGGTGCTCGAAGGATCGCCGAAAATCGTCCTCCTCGGCGAAGGAAGGGATGGTTGGTGGCGGCGTGCCTGCGTCCGGTAGTGGGCCGGGCGGATTAGCATCAGCGGGAGGTAACAGTGGCCGGGGCCGCATGGATTCGTTCGACGGGAACGATTCGTTCGACGAACGAAGCCCCAAAACGCCGTCCGACGTGGCAATGCCTTCCGTTGGGGGAGGAACGTCGACCGGGGGCGGCAACGGAAGCCAGGCGAACGATATCATTCCACTGACCGTTGCACCGTACAACACAATTGACGAAACACCCGAACCAGCGTCcggtgtgatgatgatgctaccACCGACAACGACTGCCAACCACGGATCCGTGGCTTCGTGCAACACTGGCAGCCAACAGAATCCGGAACCGATGGTTGTCGATGCGGCAAGCCGCTCCTCCTCACCGTCCCACCAACGGTACGCCGAGCCGGAGGGACGGGAAAAGAACGACGAACGGATGGATATATCCATTACCGATGAGCAGATGGACGAGGGAGGTGATGTTGCTGAAGACGATCAGCCGATGACGATCGCGGACGACGAGTCGGTACCGCGAAAGGCACCACCGTCCGCGCAATCATCGAACGATGTGGCGGAGCTCGATCTGAAATGTGCCGAAAAGGTAAGCGACTCGGATGTGGAAGACATCTCCGGCAACGCCAAGGGCAAACAAAACCATGGGGAGATGAGCTCGTCTCAATTTACTGCTAGTTCTTCCACCAAGGTACGATCAATCATAATCGATGGGGCGTGTTGTGTTTCCTTTTAAGTTGTTCTCTCCTTTCTGTTTGCGGGCATTTTTGGCGTGAGATGGTCTCTATTTGTGTTTAGCTTATCAGCCATGTTTCCAGAGTTTTGTATAACACTGCTACATCGactttgttttgaatttgtttacaGGTTTCACAATCGACGGTTTCAAACGACTACCATCACGGCAGCAATGGGGATGTAGCGACAGATTACTCCATAAAAACACTGACGACGGCAGGCAGCAACAATGGTGGccaaccaccaacaacacccgGTGGGCCCAATTCCGCCTCGCTCGACGCCTCTTCCACATCGTTACTGACGTGCAAACCGAAACCAATCAAAGCGGGTGCGATCGGCAACagtactactactgctactactactactactgctactgctactactactggcGGAAGTAACACCGCTGGTTGCGGTGCAGATAGCAATGGCAGCAGTGGTGGCAACAACAGCGTAACTGCTGGAAATGGGGCCAGCGGACAGGGCGGTACCATGTACCAGCATCATCACTCGCATcctcaccatcaccaccaccatccgatCGGGTACGCGTACAGCAGTCCGAAGAACCCGGTTGGTGTTTCACCATTCCAGCCAACAGGTAAGCTCTGGTGTGATATGGAAGACGTAGGTAGGCGGCACTGGAATGAATTCACTATTCCTCATGTCCATCTTTTAGGAGGAGCATTTAAAACGATGCCACAAAGTCCGAAAACCCTGGGCAAGCAGGATCATCCATCGTATTTGCTCTCGCCAGCGCCATCAACGCCGACGGCGTCCACAATTAAGATGGAACCGGCAGAAAATctaaccaccagcagcagcaacggcggTACCACCCGTAGCAATGTCGATACCATCTTCAACTTCTCATCCGCTGCCATAAAGGAACAacatctgcagcagcagcagcagccaaacTCGCTGTACCACGGTGGGaacgatcagcagcagcagcacaaattTCTACTGGCCgttagcaacagcagcagcagcagtgtggcaGAGCCATTGTCGGGCGCGGCGGCCGCAAACTCAACGTTGACCGTTACACcgccgagcagcagctgctcctCGGAGGGTGGGGCAAGTAGcctcagcaacagcagcaccaaatGTAAATCGCTGTTAGAGTTTAATCCCACCATTTGTTACACGATCTCGAACGTTAACGGTAGCCATGCGACCGCCAGTAGCAATGCAAACCATAAGCCTAGTACTAACGCAATAGTGATGAGCATGAAGCAAGGTAAACTAATCATGGATGTTGTGAACACTGCTACCAGTACttgtactactactattaccaCTAACACCGCTAGTGCTAACGAACCTACTAATCATCATCACAAACTGAGCCGTACAGATACCACTACCGAAAGCAATCATCATCCAACTTCTTCTCATCTAGATGTTGTTCACCATTCTAACCATCAGCTTTCATCATCCACGACACATTGCATAAATAATACAGCTAATCGCTCTTCTACTTCCGATGTTGTCATCATGAATGCCATTACTAATAGTATCGCTActagtaccaccaccaccaccactactactatcACTAACTCTACTACAAATTCCGCTACCGTTAAGCCTTCCTGTCCGATTGATGTTGTACATAGCGATAAGATCTCTTCTTCAtctaccaccatcaccacaaaCACCGTCGCTCATGCCGCGAAAAAAACGTTGAATGTTGTGAATGTTGTAAATGTGACAGCAAATGCATGTGCGGCGGGCCCGCCACCGCCTGCGacgtccaccagcagcaatGGGGCAGCGTTGATGAACGCCGCGGGAACGCCTGCGCAGGGAAGTAGCGATGGTGGTAGTGCCGCCACTACCCCTCCTACCACCGCCTTTATCATCAACACGTCCAGCGGTGGTGGCAGTGCCATTCTACGCCCTGTCCAGCCAGCGATGTCAATGATTGCGAAAAtggcaaacacaacaacacaccaacCACCAAAGCAGCCCCGTTCGGATGCCGATGCACCGGTCACCGGTTTGCAGCCTTCGGTCGTATACGAAACGATTCTGGTCGAACGTCCAGCGCAAGTGAAACACCAGGGATCGACCTTCACGACCGTTCCATTTAACGGTGCTTCATCGACAGTGATGCCGCTAGCCACGAATGGATTGATGTTAGCGTCCGCTTCTACCGCTGGCGGCAACACGCTGAGCAGTGCGGCGTTACCGAGTGGAAGCATTATCGTATTATCTCAAGCATCGCTGAACGAACTTCTGTTGCATGGTTCTTGCACAACGGCAGCACAGCatcaactacaacaacaacaacagctccaTAACGAAActaacagcaacaacacagaGCTAATAGCGGCAGCGAACAACAGAGATAACTCCAAAAAGCTACTACTAACAGCTGGTGGAGGCACTGCGACAATCACTAATCTCATCAGTTCAATCACAAACACCTCAACTATGCCCTTCTCTTCCACCCCTTCCCTCCCATCCTCGTGTAATAGCGGTAGTGTAGTCAATGGGAATATCTGTACCACTAGCATCCCCATCAGCTCTTCCCTCAATGTGACTAATTGTATCGTTGTGCCTGATCATACTTCCTTCACTACCACCTCTTCTACTACTTCTATTACTACTGTCACCACCTGTGCGACTACCATTGAACCATCCAGCACTACTAACAGTGCGGCAAAATTGTTAACATATACCATAAGCAAAAAAGGCATCACCACTGCTacctcttcctcctccacctTCCCCTCCACCGATCATCGTGCTCCTCTTCAGTCCAGCACCTCCGACCCGTCCTACATCAACATCATTGCCAccacttccaccaccaccaccaccaccactaccacttcTACTGTCCCCACAAACAATTCAACCATCatgaacaacagcagcaacacgaaACAGACGATTATAATGATCAATCCAACAACTTCAACAGTTCTACCGGTGCCATCATCCTCCGCACCGTCgtccgttgctgcattgcccACATCGCTGACGATGTCCTCGGTTGCATCGTTACatccgctgcagcagcaccatcagcagcagcaccagcaccagggtGTTGGCGCCACTGGCGGCTTCTCGATGCTGTCCACCATCAGCacgggcagcggcggcggcggtggtggtgtactgACAAACACCGTCACCACCAACGCGAACAGTGCCACCGACCTGACGACGGTACTGCCAgcggcgagcagcagcagcagcaccacgacAACCATCCTTGCATCCGCCGCCAACCAGCGTCTACCGGGCCGGCAGAAGCTGATGCTGTGTCCACAGGTAAGCAAGCAGCAGTGTATTTTCCCGTGCGCTTGTTATTTATACTGTAGGAAGCTTCTGGCTGGCTGGGGCTGGCTCTCCTTTACCAGATCAGCtggcttcaattggatttTTCTCGCTAGTAAATCATTTTTCAGTAGAGTTGACACTAGATTTATTGCTATCACCACACTGCATCATAGTTTCATTCATGTCATCTCATCTGCAAACCCACGATTCGACTCCTCCTTTTTCCCCACGTGCCACCAAATCCCTATTCCAGCCGATCCATTTGCCATCAACCTCTACTGAATTCCCTCCgttgctaaaaaaaaagacttcCCAAGATGTCCCACACACCTCtcaaaatgattcaaaatcAACACTGGCTCTGTTGGACGATGTGTTTTATCGCTGGATTGGCGCATTATttggcaaacaacaaacagtcaACCATCATTTCGCGCGTCGAGCCGTAGTTTAACCCATCCAATTCCTGTTTCTCCTGCCttcttctccccccccccccccaccactggaatgttttagattttttcttAGGTATACCCGAAGGCACAATTTCTCCCCTCAAAATTGATTATCTCTGTAGCTACGTAGTATCTTTTACCGCATGCAATGTGCGCTTCCGAAGCAcgcactacacacacatacacacatagacGCTCCCCGTGTGGATGATGCTTAGATATTTAgtccttttgtttttgagtTTCTTGCGTAGCTTTTAGTGGAGCGCTGATGAACGGGGTGCTACTCCCTGTAGGTTTCTCTATTAATTCACTGTTCAAAAGCACCGTGTTCTTCTTACGTTGTCGATATAGTTAATTCACATTTTGCCCCGTTTCGATTCTTCTGATTTCAACCGAATTGTTGCTTCTCGATGCTGCAGTATACCGTTTGTTAAGTAGTTTGTTAAGTAATGGTGCGTGCGAATTGCTACCGCTTGattgctcttttttctttttcggctCCGTTGAGCCTTTCCCCCACAGTCTCTCAAGCTCCTTtaaagtattgtttttttttcgctttttggtTGTACTACTAGCCTAGCCTCCTGTGACTAACGGTTCTTCCAACTGACacatacttacttacttcTCTCAATTCCAGTTTGCCCTAGTCCTTCCCGATCACCAACAGTTTACGCTGACCGATCGCTCTAAGATTTCGTTCGCGAATCTTGCCACGGCGACCATTAAACCGGCCCAGGGCAACACTATCTTTGCCGCTGTCCCCTCCCCCTCGTCCTCCTCCGCATCCCCTTCCTCTTCGTCTACCACCACCGTCGCATTTGCACTAACACCGTCGCCATCCTGTTCCGCATCCGCTACTACTATCACTGGCGCATTGCGGCCAGCCGGCAGCAACGGAACCATCCAGCCGCCGACGGTGGCACACGTGAAACTAACCAACATCCTTCCGACAACAGTAACACCACCTACTTCATCATCCACCTCTTCATCATGTTCCAATACCTTCACCACCACAtcacattcttcttcttcttggtcgtcgtcgtcgtcctcggcgtcgtcggcgtcgtcgtcgtcgagtGTGCTAATCAAAACGCAGTCGGCAACGGGCGCAATCGTGCCGAATGGTATTGGGGCCACCAACGCtgccggtggcggtggcattggtggtggtggtggtactactactacgatAAACGCGTCCATTCCCGTACAATATTTGATCCAAGGCAAGATACCGAATCTTCTCATCTCCACAACACAGGGCTACCCGGCACAGATTCAGCAGTCGCCGCATCACCatccgcagcagcagtacgccACGATCAAGCAGGAACCGCCGGAATCGCCCGGCGCGAAACACTTGCTACCGGTAACGCCTACATCCAATACTGCCGGATCGGTGTACGGTAGTAACAGcaacagtggtggtggtggtggctctACTGTGCCCTCTACTGGTGGTAGCAGTGGTAACGAACGGGACGCTTCCAATGAGGAGGAGGACATGGAAGAAGATTACGGCGAGGGCGGCGATGGTGGCACAGCGgatgcagcagccgccgcagaGAGCAAACAGTTCATTCTGGCACCGACGCCGGCGCAACTAGGTCGCGCTCCGCTACAGCGGCGTCAGATGAGCAGCGGCGGCTGcaatagcaacagcaacagtaacAGTGGTATGTTGCaatcggagcagcagcagcagcagcaatcggcGGGTAGCAACAATGGTAGTATcacccagcaacagcagcagcagacaccGATGGAGGATGACGGTGGTGATGAAACGGCGAACACGTCGAACGAACAAAACAGCCACCACGCGCAtcaccagcaccatcagcacgCCTCGATGCCGTCCGCCCTGCCGACACCGACGTCCGCCTCCATGGAGGACTACCACAGCCAGATCTCGCCGTCCACCGCTAAGAAAGCCTTCTTTCGCAAGGCGAAGCCCGACGATATGGATAAGTAAGTAGTATTGCACAGCGCTCTGGCTGACGGTATGCGTGAGCGTTTATTTCAGTGCCTCTGACCCCGAACCATTCCAATTGTCTTGCTTTACGCAGCGTTCTGCGACAGGTTGACTTTGagaaaaagtttaaaacaCTACCCCAGTTCAAGCCGGAAGATTGTCACTCACCCAGTGCCATTATGGCGTCGTCACCACGTGTGTTCACGCAAAACTATCGTAAAAAGCAAACCACGACTCACAAAACGCGTAAGTATTATTACACCCAGCGTCAGTTGCATCAAGTAAAAAACTCTGCTTTCGCTTACAGTGGTGCCGGATGAAGATCAGCATAACAATCTGCATTCGGATGGCAGTGCGCCTCCGCTGTCCAGTACTGCCACCCCGTCCAGCTCGTACGTGATCGGGAATCGATTTTTCGGACCGGATTTCAACATGGAACAGTACAAAGGTACTGTACTGAAGCTTCCCCTTCCAATTGGCATCCACTGAAAGAGTCCCCTTTATTACTACACGTTCCACTTTTAGAAATGTCGGCAGAAATGGGCCGGGGAGCGGTGGGAACTGGCGCCGGAATGGGCGGCGGTC encodes the following:
- the LOC11175788 gene encoding protein capicua homolog isoform X6, which codes for MIPQKQPPPASSSASSSSSSPSHRQQSVNASVTVAHSNSSSMTTTVVAVSTGPGTAATVGPSSGTTTTVAAASSAASEKPVTQNATPRQHPKKRKFDLAELEEMESHRPVPPPPLPVPPAATPALSPPGGSNGAKQATTQPMDTGGGGGGGEDDREAGNRGVLYEQSAVASPHASSTGNIAVFKNGEPEENGTFGAYHHQQQHHHHHYGATNGSFGREGDSPGNHHATDVRTGNSISTYDAPVHHSDRSHREPVDSRERIVMNSVSHRSQPSSSPGQGPQPAGSPASNGATVVHNAHQHHRGSPGAMINLTSVPTTATLLTMVPAGGKAHQMQQQQRSSLYPHQLHQHQQLASGRQSPGMMIAASSSISSSTNSSTSSINKCSSSNNGATLTSSPSPSSSSSSTIATMNRSQSYTISTITLQPQPTASTAASPSPGAIESSSQLHQHQQQHPAIGHNRQILLAVDPATIRHHQQQQQQQQQILRLQPSSATPEAYYVSSKKLHTMPSYGSPGSYKPSPTPPSAVSSGNATSTPSPVHHHSGPTSFSMPQQHHYQHQPPGQHSQQQQQQQQQQFRQQSPPAPPPSSSSSTTVQLEPVQLSAASGQQQQQQYTTAPVAPASPLIDLSEWINHRVLARRKDVYDSGRIRATAAPGTVVIGFDAPEGSHQTYEGVLDDVHRQQDIIDDVCPALADLQPGVRVCVRATCVHPHPVTSNGGDVFVEGIVKEVHGNKKQFSVQIAGGSIADKQELRIVKRVDMRLLKPPWWDELEDALDSYSGGHTVSAVDCGSSRRNTIDHHHHRSHEGDSSTGKLQQQQQQPPAIVSYVLATSTNSEHHLHGSGAGTAGQQPPAGTAATIIYTSGAPYKNSISITQGRGVASAGLRYDPSLGAAAAAAAGTSDQQQLKQQLHVPLQLQHVLPAAGAGSGEEQQHHYRSAATSPFQSVQLTIGGAATDHRERDGVDTAHYTTAAAGGAHARSHSLHHVSHPVQVGMSPAPAHSSSSNSNTIGSGASSASVSGGGVAGGGPPSSSVLRTLSPDDLRIANRSYDNESDDEVRSSFPMEGEAEKYSGSSKRSSMQSRGSTSSLLDQRSTPRSQPATPRSQAATPHRFKKGDVVSTPTGIRKKFNGKQWRRLCSNETCSKESQRRGYCSRHLSQKGSNALRSSTSSVTNHFNSSRSSSKTQLDEETSRDSETSPHYRVAGRFDQDETDAANMLVSLSSSRSATPSNSFSSPTGHGSSPLATQSPVMIGNRQNLFLPIGSPAPSNDPHGSIGSGGSNKYKTNTPSPSPAHVIGGGIGIVGSGGPAGSGHHHQLIRPESLRPTQPAGSGAGAAPPPTGHATSVIRMSPLYSQHSAHPSAIYASYPVHVAGGGGSSSAAQTINASSQQQTVSVEAVSSNGVAQHQQQQQQHHQQPSQHQQQLHQQQQELQQQQEPQEQPHALVTTSRSQPISGPAQHVAQSASPAALHHHTIIQQQQQQQQQQLSQTTSQQQHTVLLTSQHQQSLTVPKNGISTGSTYQWHALLPIINSPSAIAKSNLHPHHQHHHYAHMAHSQAYGPAAAAANTAAGPPSSAATTAAVASQQPSPIGSSSATTAKPSSAGASSMVIVPSKVYSPTPPPPQLAAGEEMVSIDDDDQGDDDVFEAEPVKTAAPSTKNSTAQGGAGEQTSNRYAAGNGNNGSGGGGAGSHQLLRGMDIEAPVTVTNSKTTSAESAESIAKRRTQSCSAALQAAAAAANGGSSGGAGGGGSGSGTPKEPQSPLSNKKDAKIRRPMNAFMIFSKRHRALVHQKHPNQDNRTVSKILGEWWYALKPEEKTKYHELASEVKEAHFKAHPEWKWCSKDRRKSSSSAKEGMVGGGVPASGSGPGGLASAGGNSGRGRMDSFDGNDSFDERSPKTPSDVAMPSVGGGTSTGGGNGSQANDIIPLTVAPYNTIDETPEPASGVMMMLPPTTTANHGSVASCNTGSQQNPEPMVVDAASRSSSPSHQRYAEPEGREKNDERMDISITDEQMDEGGDVAEDDQPMTIADDESVPRKAPPSAQSSNDVAELDLKCAEKVSDSDVEDISGNAKGKQNHGEMSSSQFTASSSTKVSQSTVSNDYHHGSNGDVATDYSIKTLTTAGSNNGGQPPTTPGGPNSASLDASSTSLLTCKPKPIKAGAIGNSTTTATTTTTATATTTGGSNTAGCGADSNGSSGGNNSVTAGNGASGQGGTMYQHHHSHPHHHHHHPIGYAYSSPKNPVGVSPFQPTGGAFKTMPQSPKTLGKQDHPSYLLSPAPSTPTASTIKMEPAENLTTSSSNGGTTRSNVDTIFNFSSAAIKEQHLQQQQQPNSLYHGGNDQQQQHKFLLAVSNSSSSSVAEPLSGAAAANSTLTVTPPSSSCSSEGGASSLSNSSTKCKSLLEFNPTICYTISNVNGSHATASSNANHKPSTNAIVMSMKQVLPVPSSSAPSSVAALPTSLTMSSVASLHPLQQHHQQQHQHQGVGATGGFSMLSTISTGSGGGGGGVLTNTVTTNANSATDLTTVLPAASSSSSTTTTILASAANQRLPGRQKLMLCPQIPNLLISTTQGYPAQIQQSPHHHPQQQYATIKQEPPESPGAKHLLPVTPTSNTAGSVYGSNSNSGGGGGSTVPSTGGSSGNERDASNEEEDMEEDYGEGGDGGTADAAAAAESKQFILAPTPAQLGRAPLQRRQMSSGGCNSNSNSNSGMLQSEQQQQQQSAGSNNGSITQQQQQQTPMEDDGGDETANTSNEQNSHHAHHQHHQHASMPSALPTPTSASMEDYHSQISPSTAKKAFFRKAKPDDMDNVLRQVDFEKKFKTLPQFKPEDCHSPSAIMASSPRVFTQNYRKKQTTTHKTLVPDEDQHNNLHSDGSAPPLSSTATPSSSYVIGNRFFGPDFNMEQYKEMSAEMGRGAVGTGAGMGGGPGVDDRSPRTPKTPSQRSVNSAEEKGHRKILEQRRNLVVQLFNEHGMFPSTHATNSFQLAHSDIFPNKQSLQLKIREVRQKSMAQQPGFTPQSAGPITPTEISGGQSDSNQQHSLLHQQQQQQHTQQTQLHHQQQQQEHSIN